GCAAGAAGGTGGATATTTCACCTCCTTCCATCGACCTCATGTACATACCTAAAGGTGAAGGCGAAGAAAACATCCCGGACCAGGATCTACTGGTAAAGGTTTCATTTTCTTTGAAGATAGGAGATCTCATTGATTCAAACATCATGCAGCTCCTTCCATTGCATTTCGCCAAAAGCCTTGTAGACGAGTTGATGAATGGGGGGCAGGCAGAGGAAGAAGCGGCACCAACTGTCACACCAACGCCAGAGGCGCCTCAGGCATCCCAGCAGCCTGTTCATCAAGAGATGCAGGCACCACAAGCCCCGCTTTCAGCTCCACAACATCTTGGGGGGCACGGCATGAACACAGAGCCTGTCAACGTACAGCCGGCTACATTCAGCAACTTTGAACCTGCTGCACTGGGGCAAAATGAAACGAAGAATCTCAATATGCTTCTGGATATTCCTTTACAGGTGACAGTGGAACTCGGCAGGACCAACAGATCTGTCAGAGATATCCTTGAATTATCTTCAGGCTCGATCATAGAACTTGATAAACTGGCCGGCGAACCGGTTGATATTCTTGTGAACAGCCAGTTGATGGCCAAAGGAGAAGTCGTCGTGATCGATGAAAACTTCGGGGTAAGGATCACTGACATAGTCAGTCAAAGTGACCGCTTGAAAAAACTTAAATAATACAGGCTCTTATCGGAAATGCTGTTTCTGACCAGATGAGGAAGGACCGCTGAAAAAACCGGGATCCATCCTCGGAGTCACCTGAAAGGAACCTTGTCCGATACGGGCCATATAAAAATAAAATACAAAGATAATGTGGAGGATGAGAGTAATGTCAAATAAAATTCTAATTGTGGATGATGCAGCCTTTATGAGAATGATGATTAAAGATATTTTAACGAAAAACGGGTTTGAGGTTGTCGGTGAAGCAGCTGATGGAAGTCAGGCTGTTGAGAAATATAAAGAACTGAAACCGGATCTTGTCACAATGGACATTACGATGCCTGAAAAAGACGGGATTGCAGCATTGAAGGAAATCAAAGGGATGGATGCCGGTGCAAAGATCATCATGTGTTCTGCCATGGGGCAACAGGCGATGGTCATCGATGCCATCCAGGCCGGTGCAAAGGATTTCATCGTCAAGCCATTCCAGGCAGATCGTGTAATTGAAGCGATCCAGAAAGCGTTAAGCTAACAGATCTATAAGAAGGTGCATGTGTTTGAAGAATGTGATAGTAGCAATCACCTTATTCATGTTATCTGTATGTGTGGCGCCTGCCGCCTCTGCAGAAGTGAATAATGTGAAGGACTGTATAGAACAACCAGATAAATGCAGCGATAAACAAACATCCGAAGTGGAAGGTTCTGAATCAGGGCTTTCCACGTCGGTTACGTTTCTCGATTACGTCAAGATGGTATTTGCCCTGATCTTTGTCGTTTTGCTTATTTATTTTTTACTGAGGTTTATCAATCAGAAGGGCAGATCCTTTCAACAAACGAAATTAATCAATCACTTGGGAGGGGCGCCTCTCGGGGGGAATCGCTCCGTCCAGGTTGTAAAGGTCGGCAGGCAGGTGTTTGTGTTGGGTGTCGGTGAGGATATCCAGCTTCTGAAGGAAGTAAGAGATGAAGAGGAGAAGGAAGAAATTCTTTCCTATTACCAGGAATCACAATTTACTGATGCTAAGACGACGGTCACAAGCTGGTTATCAAAGGTGAAAGAATATCAGCAGCCCTCATCAGCGGGCACATTTCAATCCCAGTTGAAGACACAGCTGGAAGAGATGAACCGGAGCCGGAAAAAAATGCTCCAAGACCTGAAAAATAAGGGGAATCATTCAGATGAATGAGTTCATGGAGTTTTTTAACAGCAGTTCTGCAGAGAGCGTATCCACGAGTGTAAAGCTGTTATTATTATTTACTGTCTTGTCACTCGCACCAAGCATCCTGATCCTGATGACATCTTTCACCCGTATTATGATTGTCCTTTCCTTTGTGAGGACGTCACTTGCAACGCAACAAATGCCGCCAAATCAAGTATTGATTGGACTGTCTTTATTTCTTACCTTCTTTATTATGGCTCCGACCTTTCAGGAGGTAAACGATGAAGCTTTGACACCTCTTTTCAATGAAGAAATCAATCTTGAAGAAGCCTATGATAAGGCGTCGATACCTTTTAAAGAATTCATGAGCAAGCAGACAAGGCAAAAGGACCTTGAGTTGTTTCTGCAATATTCAGGGGCTGAACGTCCTGAATCGGTAAAAGATATTCCTCTCACATCCTTAGTGCCTGCATTTGCACTCAGTGAAATTAAAACGGCGTTTCAGATCGGCTTCATGGTCTTCATCCCATTCCTCGTCATCGACATGGTCGTGGCCAGTGTCCTGATGTCCATGGGAATGATGATGCTGCCGCCTGTCATGATTTCATTACCGTTCAAAATTTTACTGTTTGTGCTTGTGGACGGCTGGTATTTAGTCATAAAATCTCTTTTACAAAGTTTTTAAGTAGGTGAGTTTCAATGAATGCAGAATCGGTTATTGCGCTGGCAGAACGGGGGATCTACGTCACCCTTATCGTGTCGGCTCCCTTATTGCTGTTAGCCCTGATTGTCGGACTGATGGTCAGTATCTTCCAGGCAACAACGCAAATACAGGAGCAAACGTTGGCCTTTATTCCTAAAATCGTGGCCGTACTGATCGGGGTCGTATTCTTCGGGCCGTGGATGCTGACGAAGCTCGTCACATACACATCACAGATTTTTTCAGATTTAACAAGGTTTGTCGGGTAAGGTGATGGAAGAGCTCGTCCCGATATTACCAGTGTATTTACTCATTTTTGTCAGGGTTTCTGCTTTTTTTGTCACCATGCCATTATTTTCATACCGCAACATTCCGGCACAGCACCGGATTGCATTTTCGGCGGTCCTTTCGTGGGTCATGTACTATAGCATTGAATCCAAGGCAATCGAAATTAACGGACAATATTTACTATTGGTCATGAAAGAAACGATGATCGGGCTCTTGATCGGGTTTGTTGCTTACATGATCGTAACGGCGATTCAAATAGCAGGGGGATTCATCGATTTCCAAATGGGCTTTGCCATAGCCAATGTCATCGATCCCCAAACAGGTGCACAGAGCCCGTTGACCGGTCAATATCTGTATACGTTCGCTCTGTTATTGCTCCTTGCATTGAACGGTCACCACTTATTGCTGGATGGGATATTTTACAGCTATCAGCTGATCCCGATCGACTCTCCCTGGATCCCTTTTGGAGATGAGGGTTTGCTCGATTATGTGATCACATCCTTTAATTCCATGTTCATCATCGCTTTTCAAATGTCCATCCCTGTTGTCGCCACCCTGTTTCTGGTAGACGTGGCATTGGGGATTGTCGCGAGGACCGTCCCCCAGTTGAATATCTTTGTTGTCGGCTTCCCAATAAAGATTGCGGTCGCATTTATCGTGTTATTCATTGTCATGGGGGTCACATTCTCAGTCATACAGAGATTGTTTGAAATGATGTTTGTGACGATGAGAGATTTAATGAAGATTATTGGGGGCACGTAAATTGCAATGGCTATCATTAGACCTACAGTATTTTAGTGGGGAAAAAACAGAGAAAGCAACACCTAAAAAAAGGGAAGACGCCAAAAAGAAAGGACAAACAGCGAAAAGTCAGGATGTCAATACGGCGATTATCCTTCTTGCTGTTTTTTTATTTCTGACTTTCAGTGCTTCCTATATCGGGGAGATCGTCTTCGATCTGTTCCGTCATACGTTTCAAGAGTACATGCTGATGGAACTGACTGAAAATACGGTAAGGGTCATCATGATGGATATCATGAAGGAAATTGCCATCCTCCTCGGTCCGATCATGCTTGTTGCGCTTCTTGCGGGATTGGTAGCCAACTATATTCAAGTCGGGGTCATGTTTACAACAAAGCCTCTCGAACCAAAATTGGAGAAGATCGACCCGATCAAAGGATTTAAACGAATATTCTCCTTGCGGGCGATTGTTGAGCTTCTTAAATCAATCCTGAAAATTTCATTTGTTGGAGCGATCACGTTCGTCATCCTTTGGGCGAACATCGATCAGGTGCTCAGCCTTTCATTCAAATCAGTCGGCGACTCGTTGGCGACAATGGCAAGCCTGGCGGTGCAAATGGGAATCGCGGCTTCATTGGCACTGTTATTCTTGTCCCTCTTCGACTTTTTGTATCAGAGATATGATTTTGAGAAGAACATTAGGATGTCCAAACAGGATTTGAAGGATGAACACAAAAATATTGAAGGGGACCCGCTGATTAAATCAAAGATCAAGCAAAGGCAGAGGGAAATGGCGATGAGACGGATGATGCAGGAAGTACCTGAAGCAGACGTGGTGATCACCAACCCGACCCACTTTGCCATCGCCCTGAAATATGATGAAAATAAAATGGACGCTCCTTTTGTCGTGGCAAAAGGAGTTGACTACCTGGCACAAAAAATCAAATACATTGCCAAAGAAAATGATGTCGTGATGGTGGAAAACCGGCCATTGGCCCGCTCCCTCTACGATTCAGCAGAAATCGGGGATGCCGTCCCGGAAGAATTTTTCAAGGCAGTGGCAGAAATATTAGCTTATGTTTATCGAATGAAAAATAAGATGTAAGCAGTTAGGAGAGAAACAATGTCAGCAAGAGATTTATCCGTACTCGCCAGTGTCATATTGATTGTCGCTATGCTTATCATCCCGTTTCCGTCCTGGTTATTAAGCTTGTTGATCATCATCAATATTTCGCTTGCACTTCTTGTGCTCCTAATTTCTATGAATATGAATGAACCGTTGCAATTTTCAATATTTCCTTCTTTATTACTTCTACTGACGCTTTTCAGACTGGGTCTAAATGTTTCCACAACGAGATCGATCTTAAGTAAGGGTGAAGCAGGGGACGTTGTGGAAACCTTTGGAACATTCGTTGTAGGTGGAAATATCCTTGTAGGACTCGTCGTGTTCATCATCCTGATTGTCATTCAGTTCATCGTCATCACGAAGGGTTCAGAGCGTGTTTCCGAAGTGGCTGCCCGTTTCACATTGGACGCCATGCCAGGGAAACAGATGAGTATCGATGCCGATTTGAATGCCGGCATGATCTCAGAGCACGATGCAAGAAACCGCAGGGAAAAAGTAGGAAAAGAAGCAGACTTCTATGGCGCCATGGACGGGGCATCCAAATTTGTTAAAGGGGATGCCATTGCCGGGATTGTCATTGTCATGATCAACTTAATATTCGGAATCATCATCGGCATGACACAGCAGGGTCTGCCGATAGCAGAAGCGGCAACCCGTTATTCGCTGTTAACAGTGGGGGACGGAATTGTCAGTCAGATACCTGCCCTGTTGATTTCAACCGCTACAGGTATCGTGGTCACTCGTGCCGCTTCTGAAGGTAATCTTGGACAGGATATTATGAATCAGCTCCTTGCATATCCGATCATGCTTTATGTATCTGCATTTACGATCTTTATGCTGGGCGTGGCAACGCCCATCAATGATATATTGACGATTCCGGTTGCCGCTCTTTTAGGAATCGGAGGCTATATGCTATCCAGGTCGCCTGCTGAAAGTGAGGCAGACGTCATGGAAATGGAAGAAGAAGTGGAACAGGATGAAATGAAGAGTCCTGAAAGCGTTGTGAATTTATTGAATGTAGATCCTATTGAGTTTGAATTCGGCTACGGATTGATCCCCCTCGCAGATGCTAACCAGGGAGGCGACCTCCTTGACAGGATCGTCATGATCCGGCGTCAGTTGGCGATCGAGCTTGGCCTTGTCATTCCGGTCGTAAGGATCCGGGACAACATCCAGCTCCAGCCGAATGAATATCGCTTAAAGATAAAAGGGAACGAAATGGCAAGGGGAGAACTCTTGCTGGATCATTACCTGGCCATGAGTCCCGGGGTGGAAGATGACTCGATCGAAGGGATTGATACAGTCGAGCCTTCATTCGGCCTGCCGGCTAAATGGATCTCTGAAGACATGAAAGAACAGGCTGAAATCTTCGGTTACACGGTCGTTGATCCACCATCGGTTGTATCAACCCACATTACGGAAATGATCAAGACGAATGCACATGAGCTCCTTGGCAGACAAGAAACGAAGCAGCTGATCGATCATTTACAGGAGTCATATCCGATCCTTGTAGAGGAAGTGACACCGAACCCGTTATCAGTCGGGGAGGTCCAGAAGGTGCTTGCCAAACTGTTGAAGGAAAATGTTTCAATCCGCAATTTGCCGATCATCTTTGAAACCCTTGCCGATTATGCAAAAATGAGCTCGGATACAGATTTATTGGCAGAATACGTCAGACAGTCACTGGCAAGACAGATTACGAACCAATATGTACAGGGAGATGCGTCCTTGAAGGTGGTCACCGTTTCAGGAAAAGTGGAAAAAATGATCGCCGACGCAGTTCAGCAGACAGAGCATGGCAATTACTTATCCATGGATCCGAATGATTCCCAGGGCATTTTAGAAGCGGTCGCTTCAAATGTGGAACAGCTGTCGCTGATGGAAGAATCCCCGATCATCCTCTGCTCTCCTGCAGTCAGGATGTATGTCAGACAGCTGACGGAAAGGTATTTTCCGCAAGTGCCCGTCATTTCATATAACGAGTTGGAAGCAAATGTAGAAGTGCAAAGCTTAGGGGTGGTGAATGTAGGATGAAGGTAAAGAAGTATGGCGCTCCTTCCATGAGTGAGGCGATGAAAAAGGTTAGGGCTGAACTTGGAGAAGATGCGGTGATATTGAATTCAAAGGTAACCTATACCGGAGGGTTTATAGGGTTATTCAAGAAAAAAAGGATCGAGGTGATCGCAGCCGTCGATCCCGAGGTTGAATCGGAAAAGAAAACAAATGATTTCCACATTGAACACGAAGAACCAATATGAAATGTTTTCTGAACCTGTCCAAAAAATCCTTCATTACCTCAAAAAGCAGGAGGTCAATGACTCCACCCTGTTCCAATTGGGAGAGGTTTTGGAAAAGAGTATCAAAGAAGCCTCAACCGATTGGGATGGATGGGCCGCTGTCGAAGTGAAAAGATTCTTGAAGAATCATTTGGAAGGCATCGATTCAGGCGGAATGAGTTTTAAAAAGAAATATATCAATGTCATCGGCCCGACCGGTGTTGGGAAAACGACGACATTGGCCAAAATGGCAGCAGAAGCCGTCATTGATAAGAGGATGAAAATCGCCTTTATTACGACCGATACCTATCGTATCGCTGCAATCGAGCAGTTAAAGACGTACGCAGGGCTATTGAATGTCCCTGTTGAAGTTGTGTATAAAATGGATGATTTCAAAAAAGCGATCAGTAAGTTTGAGGATTACGACCATGTTTTCATCGACACAGCAGGACGTAATTTCAGGGAAAAGAAATATGTGGATGACCTGAAGGAAATCATTGATTTCAATCATCACATGGAAACATATCTCGTACTATCCCTGACAGGAAAAGAACAAGATATGAGGGACATTATCACACAGTTTTCTACCGTCGCAGTCGACCGCTTCATTTTTACCAAGCTCGATGAAACATCAAGTTTCGGTTCAATGATCAACATGATGCTAGAAGAGAAAATAGGCACCGCCTACGTGACGACAGGTCAGGATGTCCCTGAAGATATCATAGAAGTGAATCACGATAAAATCGCCGATTTGCTTATGAAAGGGTTCAGCCATGAATGACCAAGCCTATCATTTAAGGAGGAAAATGCTGCTCGGCGGCACTGATCCTGCGAAAACAATCGGAATTGTCAGCGGAAAAGGAGGAGTGGGCAAATCCAATATATCTACCAATCTGTCCATCCTGATAGGGAGAGAGAATAAGAAAGTGTTGTTATTTGATCTCGACATAGGGATGGGGAACATCCATATTTTATTAGGAAGTCACCATCCCTATTCCATCATGGATTACATTGAGGAAAAAGAACTAGATATTGAAACGATTATATGTGAAAATGTTCATGGTATTTCTTATATAAGTGGGGGTAATGGCCTGAAAGATATTGTCGAATGGAAAGAAAGGCAGATTGAACGCTTCTTTCACATAATGGACTATGCGGTCCATCACTACGACTATATTATTTTTGATATGGGGGCCGGTGCGACAAAAGAAACGTTGGAGTTCCTCCTTGCGATGGATGAAATCATCGTGGTGACGACTCCCGAGCCGACCTCTATCACAGATGCCTACTCCATGATGAAATATATTTACCTCCGGGACCAGGACAAGCTTTTCTACCTTCTCTGCAATCGAGCAGAAATTAAGAGAGAAGGGCTTGACACGATTACGAGATTACAAGAGACGGTGAGGAAATTCCTTCATAAAGAAATCATCTCACTCGGTGTGCTGCCGGAGGATTCGGCCGTAAGGAAATCTGTCATTCAGCAAACCCCGGTTGTGGTAGGATTTCCTTCTTCTCCCATAGCTTTAAGCCTGCGGACGATGGTGCATCACCTTACCGGAAAGTCAACCGAGACAGAGAAAGATCAAATAGGCTTTGTGAAAAAAATCAGAAATTTGTTTTTTGGGAGGTAAAGGTCCTGAATGAAAAAGGTTTTGGTTGTAGATGATTCCGCATTTATGAGAAAGCTTATAAGTGATTTTCTATCAGCTTCAGAACACCTGGAAGTCATCGGGATCGCAAGGAACGGTGAAGACGCGATTTCAAAGATAAAGAAATTCCATCCGGATGTGGTCACCCTTGATGTCGAGATGCCTAAGATGAATGGGATCGAGGCATTGAAACGAATCATGGCAGAATGTCCTGTACCGGTCGTCATGCTTTCTTCCACAACGAAAGAAGGGGCTGAGGAGACAGTGACGGCAATGGAACTTGGAGCGGTGGATTTCATCGCGAAACCGTCCGGGACCATTTCCCTCGACTTACATAAAGTACAGGATGAAATCGTGAATAAAGTAGTCGCCGCCAGTAAAGTGAATATCTCGAAAATGATCCCGGTTCAACAGAAAAAGAGTAAAAAAATAGAATACAGCAATGATGTCATGGACAAGTTGCCTCCTAAAGCAACTGACCGTCAGTGGAAGAAGAACTCGCCAAAGTTGATCCTGATCGGTACGTCAACGGGAGGCCCGAGGGCTTTGCAGCAGGTGCTCACCGAACTGCCGGCTGATCTCGAGGCCCCTGTCGTTGTGGTGCAGCATATGCCACCGGGATTCACGAAATCCCTTGCCAACCGCTTAGACGGCCAGTCGGCTATCAGAATCAAAGAAGCGGAAAATGACGAAATTTTGCAAAAAGGGACCGCTTATATCGCACCGGGCGGCTTTCATACCAAGCTGGCCGACCGCGGCACCCACCTGTCATTTGAAGTATCAAAAGAAGAACCACCAAGAAACGGTCACCGGCCTTCCGTTGATACGTTATTCGATTCAGCCAGCACCATTAACCGGTACAGCAAGATAGCGGTTGTTATGACCGGAATGGGCTCAGATGGGTCAGAAGGCTTGATCAGACTGAAAGAACGCGGGGATGTAAAAGCCATTGCAGAAGCAAAAGAGACTTGTATTGTGTTTGGAATGCCGAAATCAGCTATCGCGACCAATCTAGTGGATAGCGTTGAAAATATCGAGGATATATCCCAATCAATAATGAAGTACATGATGTAGAGAGGTGTGGAGCACATGGAATTGAGTCAATATTTAGAAGTATTTATAGAAGAAAGTAAAGAGAATCTGCAAACCTGCAATGAGCAACTGCTAGAATTGGAGAAAAACCCGACAGACCTTGCAATTGTCAATGAAATCTTTCGTTCGGCACATACATTAAAAGGGATGTCAGCCACGATGGGATTCGAAGATTTGGCGAACCTTACTCATAAAATGGAAAATGTTCTTGACGCCATCCGTAATGAAAAAATTAACGTCACACCTGAAATCCTTGATGTCGTGTTTAAATCCGTCGATGACCTTGAAGCGATGGTCTTTTCCATTGCCGATGGAGGGGATGGGAAACGGGATGTCACTGAAGTCGTTTCAATGCTTCAGGCGATTGAAAATGGTGAAAGCATTGTACCTTCAGCAAGCAGTGAAGTAGCCGCAACGACAGCTGCAGTGCCGGTATCGATGGAATATGAAGCGTTTGAACAGACGGTCATTCAGCAATCGCAGGAGCAGGGATTCCGCAGTTTTGAAATTTCCGTATCACTCCGTGAAGACTGCCTCCTTAAAGCAGCCCGAGTGTATATGGTGTTTGAAGTACTTGGGAAAATGGGAGAAGTGATTAAATCCCTTCCAACTGTGGATCAGCTGGAGGAGGAGCAGTTTGACTCATCATTCGTCATAGCAGTCGTTTCAAAAGAAGACGCAGAAGTGCTAAAAGAAAGCATCAAGAAAGTTTCTGAGGTTGAAGATGTTTCGGTTGTCGAGCTGACCGCCGATCATTTCCAAAGCAAGCAGGAAGAAACTGCCGTCGTGAAAGAAGAGAAGGCAGAAGCGGGGGAAAAAGCGGTTCAAGCCCCAAAACAAACAACCAGTCCTGCTAAGCAATCCAATGCAAGCAGCAAAACAATCCGAGTCAATATCGAACGCCTTGATGTACTGATGAATTTATTTGAAGAATTAGTCATCGATCGGGGTCGGTTGGAACAAATCTCTAAAGATTTAAATAATCCGGAATTGAATGAAACAGTTGAGCGCATGACAAGGATCTCTGGAGATTTACAGAACATCATCCTCAACATGCGTATGGTTCCGGTCGAGACGGTATTTAACCGCTTCCCGCGTATGGTCAGACAGCTTGCACGTGATTTGAATAAGCAGATTGAACTTGAAATCATCGGAGCTGAAACAGAGCTTGATCGTACGGTCATCGATGAGATCGGAGACCCGCTCGTCCACTTGATCCGAAACGCACTCGATCATGGTATCGAAATGCCTGAGGTGCGCATGCAAAATGGCAAGCCGGCTCAAGGTACGGTTAAGTTGAAAGCCTATCACAGTGGAAATCACGTATTCATCGAGCTTGAGGATGATGGCGGGGGCATCAATAAAGAGCGGGTGCTTGAGAAGGCAATCCAAAAAGGAATCGTTTCTGAAGACATCGCCCAAACCCTTTCAGATCGTCAAATTTATGAATTAATATTGGCATCCGGATTCTCTACTGCAGAGCAAATTTCTGATATTTCCGGAAGAGGCGTCGGTTTGGATGTTGTAAAAGCAACCATCGAGTCGTTGGGAGGATCGATCACCATCGACTCCACCGTCGGACAGGGATCACTTTTCTCTATCCAGTTGCCGTTAACGTTATCAATCATTTCCGTTATGCTTGTTGAAATTGAAGCGGAGAAATATGCGATTCCGCTTTCTTCCATCATCGAGACAGCAATTGTGAAAAAAGAAGAAGTCATGAATGCCCATAATCAGAGAGTAATCGATTTCAGAGGGAAGGTAGTTCCTCTCTTATTCCTTGAAGATGTATTTGAAGTCCCGAAAGAAGCCAATGATGATGAATTATATTCTGTCGTTCTTGTGCGCAAAGGGGAAAAAATGGCGGGTCTTGTAGTAGACTCCTTCATTGGCCAGCAGGAGATTGTCTTGAAATCCCTGGGGAATTATTTAAATGATGTATTTGCCATTTCCGGTGCAACGATCCTGGGAGACGGACAAGTAGCGTTAATAGTTGACTGCAACGCTTTGATTAAATAGGAGGTATGGGTAATGAGTGAAGTGACAGAAACAGTAGAAGACCTTAAGCTTATCGTGTTTCAATTAGTGGATAAAGAATATGCAATACCGGTCAATCAGGTTCGATCCATCGAAAAACTGCAGCATATTACGAGAGTGCCAAGAACCGCCTCCTATGTGAAGGGTGTTATCAATTTACGTGGGGTCGTCACACCGATCATCGACCTGAGAAGACGTTTTGATCTGCCGGGATCCGAGCCAACAGACAGCACACGCGTTATCATCGCCGGACTGGAAGACAAGGAAGTTGGTTTGATCGTCGACGCGGCAAACGATGTACTTGACGTCCCGAAGGATGCGATTGAACCATCACCTGATGTAGTCGGCGTGGTTGAAGCAGAATATATTGGCGGGGTCGTAAAACAGGATAGAAGATTATTGATTCTGCTCCATTTGGATAAAATACTTCAGTCCATCTAAAGGAGGGATTCAAGTGGATTTTGAAAAAATATCATCCATTCATCTGGATATTTTGAAAGAAATCGGAAATATCGGGGCGGGGCATGCAGCAACTGCCCTCTCCACCCTTCTCGGCAAAAAGATCGATATGAAAGTGCCAAGTGTTCAAATCGTCTCATTTGATGAGATGATGGAAATGGCAGGGGGACCCGACAATGTTGTTGTAAGTGTGTTCCTGCGCATCGAAGGGGAGGCGCCAGGCAGCATGTTTTTCCTATTGCCAGTTGAACAAGCTTCCATTTATATACGTACGATGATCGATGACCGTTCGTTCTCCTTTCAAGAGCCCCCTTATTCTGAATTAGGGCTGTCTGCCATGCAGGAGTTAGGCAATATTTTATCAGGCTCGTATCTCTCTTCCCTTTCTGATTTTACAAATCTTAACCTGTTGCCATCCGTTCCTGCCCTCTCGGTGGACATGGCAGGAGCGATTATAGGTTTTGGATTACTGGAAATCTCTCAAGTGAGTGATTATGCCATTGTGATCGATACTGCCCTGAAAGAAGACGACGGGGAAGAATCGGAAAGTGTAAAGGGGCATTTTTTCCTGCTGCCTGATCCTGAGTCATTCGAGATCATCTTTGAATCTCTTGGAGTGAAACTATGATCAGTGTAAGCACGGTTGTGAAGGTCGGTATTGCAGATATGAACATCGCTGACAACGGTATCTCCATCCGCACCTCAGGCCTTGGTTCCTGCATCGGTGTCGTATTGTATGATGAGTTTATAAAGCTTGCCGGGATGGTGCATATCATGCTCCCGGACTCATCTATCGGGAAGGAAGCGAAGCCCAATTTAGCCAAATATGCCGATACAGGGGTCGAAGAGCTCATACGGCAATTGACAGGGCGCGGAGCAAGCCTGAGAAGGCTCCGCTGCAAAATGGCCGGAGGCGCCCAAATGTTTCAGTTTCAATCCAAAAGTGATGTGATGAGGATCGGCCCGAGAAATGCAGACGCCGTCAAAGCGGTACTCTTAAAAAATGGGATTCCGATCATGGCAGAAGATATAGGCGGTAATAAAGGAAGGACCATAGAGTTTTTCACTTCAACCGGTTTACTGCAAGTCAGGACGGTAAATGAAGGAATAAAGGAAATATGACGGGTCGGCTTTTCCCGTAAGTAACGTGGTGAAGCAACGAATCAAGTTTGAGAAAGTAAAAAGGTAGCAAGGAGGATTCTTATGTCTCAACAACCCCCTCGAACAGATGAACATCAATATTGGGAGAAATGGATCAACAGTCGTGATACTGAAGCGGGAGACATCTTGGTGAAAAAGTATATGCCACTCGTTTCGTATCATGTTCAACGTATTTCCGTTGGACTGCCAAAAAACGTCTCGAGAGAAGATATAAAGAGTCTTGGGTTGATGGGATTACTGGATGCTCTTCAGAAGTTTGATCCTACCAGGGATCTGAAATTTGATACGTATGCTT
The nucleotide sequence above comes from Bacillus sp. KH172YL63. Encoded proteins:
- a CDS encoding chemotaxis protein CheD, translated to MISVSTVVKVGIADMNIADNGISIRTSGLGSCIGVVLYDEFIKLAGMVHIMLPDSSIGKEAKPNLAKYADTGVEELIRQLTGRGASLRRLRCKMAGGAQMFQFQSKSDVMRIGPRNADAVKAVLLKNGIPIMAEDIGGNKGRTIEFFTSTGLLQVRTVNEGIKEI
- a CDS encoding chemotaxis protein CheC; the protein is MDFEKISSIHLDILKEIGNIGAGHAATALSTLLGKKIDMKVPSVQIVSFDEMMEMAGGPDNVVVSVFLRIEGEAPGSMFFLLPVEQASIYIRTMIDDRSFSFQEPPYSELGLSAMQELGNILSGSYLSSLSDFTNLNLLPSVPALSVDMAGAIIGFGLLEISQVSDYAIVIDTALKEDDGEESESVKGHFFLLPDPESFEIIFESLGVKL
- a CDS encoding chemotaxis protein CheW, yielding MSEVTETVEDLKLIVFQLVDKEYAIPVNQVRSIEKLQHITRVPRTASYVKGVINLRGVVTPIIDLRRRFDLPGSEPTDSTRVIIAGLEDKEVGLIVDAANDVLDVPKDAIEPSPDVVGVVEAEYIGGVVKQDRRLLILLHLDKILQSI
- a CDS encoding chemotaxis protein CheA; translated protein: MELSQYLEVFIEESKENLQTCNEQLLELEKNPTDLAIVNEIFRSAHTLKGMSATMGFEDLANLTHKMENVLDAIRNEKINVTPEILDVVFKSVDDLEAMVFSIADGGDGKRDVTEVVSMLQAIENGESIVPSASSEVAATTAAVPVSMEYEAFEQTVIQQSQEQGFRSFEISVSLREDCLLKAARVYMVFEVLGKMGEVIKSLPTVDQLEEEQFDSSFVIAVVSKEDAEVLKESIKKVSEVEDVSVVELTADHFQSKQEETAVVKEEKAEAGEKAVQAPKQTTSPAKQSNASSKTIRVNIERLDVLMNLFEELVIDRGRLEQISKDLNNPELNETVERMTRISGDLQNIILNMRMVPVETVFNRFPRMVRQLARDLNKQIELEIIGAETELDRTVIDEIGDPLVHLIRNALDHGIEMPEVRMQNGKPAQGTVKLKAYHSGNHVFIELEDDGGGINKERVLEKAIQKGIVSEDIAQTLSDRQIYELILASGFSTAEQISDISGRGVGLDVVKATIESLGGSITIDSTVGQGSLFSIQLPLTLSIISVMLVEIEAEKYAIPLSSIIETAIVKKEEVMNAHNQRVIDFRGKVVPLLFLEDVFEVPKEANDDELYSVVLVRKGEKMAGLVVDSFIGQQEIVLKSLGNYLNDVFAISGATILGDGQVALIVDCNALIK